A single window of Tolypothrix sp. NIES-4075 DNA harbors:
- a CDS encoding WD40 repeat domain-containing serine/threonine-protein kinase encodes MKPANVMLRSNGQLVLIDFGTARDATYTYLAKVGVGHQITAVVSAGYTSAEQINCQAVPQSDFFALGRTFVHLLTGQHPLKFYDAHNDVFRWRQAVTISPLLGNFIDSLMARKSSDRPSNTQVLLQRIGEIEQKILQRPKKKLPVAVTVAALLLLGGGFGYLASKIGQSAPVTEKPSVTVSSPVAPPILTTSPAAKIPNPLANLSLAQTLTGHTKAIGEDHCIAISRDNSILVSGSWDKTIKIWNLTDGTLIRTLTGHSDSVNSVAISPDGKTLVSGSNDKTIKIWNLTDGTLIRTLTGHSNYVTSVAISPDGKTLVSGSQDKTIKIWNLTDGTLIRTLTGHSDSVTSIAISPDGKTLVSGGVDSPIKIWQIADGTLIRTLTGHSNYITSIAISPDGKTLVSGGVDSPIKIWQIADGTLIRTLTGHSNYITSVAISPDGQTLVSGTSDNTIKVWQIADGNLIRTLTGHSYSIHSLAISPDGQTLVSGSHDKTIKIWRASR; translated from the coding sequence TAAACCCGCAAATGTCATGTTGAGAAGCAATGGACAGTTGGTGTTAATTGACTTTGGGACAGCGAGGGATGCGACCTATACATATTTAGCAAAGGTGGGTGTGGGACACCAAATCACGGCGGTAGTTTCCGCAGGGTACACCTCAGCAGAACAAATTAATTGCCAAGCTGTACCGCAGTCAGATTTTTTTGCCTTGGGACGCACCTTTGTACATTTGCTCACAGGGCAACATCCCTTAAAGTTTTATGATGCTCATAATGATGTGTTTCGCTGGCGACAAGCGGTGACAATTTCACCGTTGCTGGGCAATTTTATTGATAGTTTGATGGCGCGAAAATCAAGCGATCGACCGTCAAATACTCAAGTGTTGTTGCAAAGAATAGGGGAAATTGAGCAAAAAATCCTTCAGCGTCCAAAAAAGAAATTGCCCGTAGCAGTGACCGTTGCGGCGCTGCTGTTATTAGGGGGAGGGTTTGGGTATTTAGCATCTAAAATCGGTCAGTCTGCACCTGTGACTGAAAAACCAAGTGTAACCGTATCCAGTCCCGTTGCGCCCCCTATATTAACGACCAGTCCGGCTGCGAAAATTCCAAATCCCTTAGCAAATCTTTCTCTAGCCCAAACCCTTACAGGGCATACCAAGGCAATCGGTGAAGATCATTGCATCGCTATTAGCCGTGATAATTCCATTCTTGTCAGTGGGAGTTGGGACAAAACAATCAAAATTTGGAATTTAACAGATGGCACTCTTATCCGCACCCTGACTGGTCATTCCGACTCGGTTAATTCTGTCGCCATCAGCCCGGATGGAAAGACTTTAGTTAGTGGCAGTAATGACAAAACTATCAAAATTTGGAATTTAACAGATGGCACTCTTATCCGCACCCTGACTGGTCATTCCAACTATGTTACTTCTGTTGCCATCAGCCCGGATGGAAAGACTTTAGTTAGTGGCAGTCAGGACAAAACAATCAAAATTTGGAATTTAACAGATGGCACTCTTATCCGTACCCTGACTGGTCATTCCGACTCGGTTACTTCTATTGCCATCAGCCCAGATGGAAAGACTTTAGTTAGTGGCGGTGTTGATAGCCCAATCAAAATTTGGCAGATCGCAGATGGCACTCTTATCCGCACCCTGACTGGTCATTCCAACTATATTACTTCTATTGCCATCAGCCCAGATGGAAAGACTTTAGTTAGTGGCGGTGTTGATAGCCCAATCAAAATTTGGCAGATCGCAGATGGCACTCTTATCCGCACCCTGACTGGTCATTCCAACTATATTACTTCTGTCGCCATTAGTCCGGATGGGCAGACTTTAGTTAGTGGCACTAGTGACAATACTATCAAAGTTTGGCAGATCGCAGATGGCAATTTAATCCGCACCCTGACTGGTCATTCCTACTCGATTCATTCTCTCGCCATCAGCCCGGATGGGCAAACTTTAGTCAGTGGCAGTCATGACAAAACTATCAAAATTTGGCGGGCGTCGCGTTGA